The Streptomyces europaeiscabiei genome window below encodes:
- a CDS encoding AfsR/SARP family transcriptional regulator — MNDSVPADTDGGALRIGVLGPLEVRAQGEDRTPTAPMARRALAVLLLSANRLVSTSALIGELWESDPPRLARKTVQTYVYQIRKALKCPADPSDRVRTGPGGYRIDLRPGELDLWEFEHGVMRARTALSEGDPRASAHLLRQALGLWRGEPFAGLDAGPLLAAQIAQIADSRLGALELRITADLQLGRHRAVVGELHQLIADHPFHEEFAAQLMLAAHRSGQRATALEAFARLRRRLVDELGIEPSERLQRLQQDVLNETLPQPAAAVTGPGPLPAQDAAGAPPFGSAAAPAPAAVPVGGRLPLDTPDFTGRVAELAQLSSLAGPDAGAGDTTGGECSGGPRVVVVLGAAGVGKSALAVRAAHRMADRFPDGALHARLHDGADRPRRADAVLHALLRDCGMDPATLPDNADDLAGMFRSFSAERSLLVLLDDAAGTDQVLPLLPADGGSLALVTSRVRLPGLPGARSMALGALSADDAAAFFTRVAGAERVGAGDVLGEVTHLMGNFPLSLRAVGEKFAARPMWTLGDLALGLVDEGRLAAELHDEACDVLARAAGAIARLPGSLRRALALLAAAGAAPFDMARARQLLGGSSWDGDSLVGQLLDHHVVVRAEQSGSAALAFRVPDLIRLSLPSADNAELRVLPGGDRGGLGNRSVSGVLTAAG; from the coding sequence ATGAACGACTCCGTACCGGCCGACACGGACGGCGGTGCGCTGCGGATAGGGGTGCTCGGGCCGCTGGAGGTCCGCGCCCAGGGCGAGGACCGTACGCCCACCGCGCCCATGGCCCGGCGCGCGCTGGCCGTGCTGCTGCTGAGCGCCAACCGTCTGGTGTCGACCTCGGCCCTGATCGGGGAACTGTGGGAGTCCGACCCGCCGCGCCTGGCCCGCAAGACCGTCCAGACGTACGTGTACCAGATCCGCAAGGCCCTCAAGTGCCCCGCGGATCCCAGCGACCGGGTGCGCACCGGCCCCGGCGGCTACCGCATCGACCTGCGGCCGGGGGAACTGGACCTGTGGGAGTTCGAGCACGGCGTCATGCGCGCGCGCACCGCGCTGAGCGAGGGTGACCCCCGTGCCTCGGCGCACCTGCTGCGCCAGGCTCTCGGGCTGTGGCGGGGTGAACCGTTCGCCGGACTGGACGCCGGACCGCTCCTGGCGGCGCAGATCGCGCAGATCGCCGACTCACGGCTCGGCGCGCTGGAGCTGCGCATCACGGCCGACCTGCAACTGGGCCGCCACCGCGCTGTGGTGGGGGAACTGCACCAGCTCATCGCGGACCATCCCTTCCACGAGGAGTTCGCCGCCCAGCTCATGCTCGCCGCCCACCGGTCCGGGCAGCGCGCCACGGCGCTGGAGGCGTTCGCCCGGCTGCGCCGCCGGCTCGTCGACGAACTCGGCATCGAGCCCTCGGAGCGGCTGCAGCGGCTGCAGCAGGACGTTCTCAACGAGACACTGCCGCAGCCGGCCGCCGCCGTGACGGGCCCGGGCCCGCTGCCGGCCCAGGACGCGGCGGGCGCCCCGCCCTTTGGCAGTGCCGCCGCGCCGGCGCCGGCGGCGGTGCCCGTCGGCGGGCGGCTGCCGCTGGACACCCCGGACTTCACCGGACGCGTCGCGGAACTGGCGCAGCTCTCCTCGCTCGCCGGCCCGGACGCGGGCGCCGGGGACACGACCGGCGGGGAGTGCTCCGGGGGGCCTCGGGTGGTGGTGGTCCTGGGCGCGGCCGGTGTGGGCAAGAGTGCCCTCGCCGTGCGCGCCGCACACCGTATGGCCGACCGGTTCCCCGACGGTGCGCTCCACGCCCGGCTGCACGACGGCGCGGACCGCCCCAGACGGGCGGACGCCGTCCTGCATGCCCTGCTGCGGGACTGCGGAATGGATCCGGCCACGCTGCCCGACAACGCCGACGACCTGGCGGGCATGTTCCGGTCCTTCAGTGCCGAGCGGTCGCTCCTGGTCCTGCTGGACGACGCGGCCGGCACCGACCAGGTGCTCCCGCTGCTGCCGGCGGACGGGGGCAGCCTGGCGCTGGTGACCTCCCGGGTCCGCCTGCCCGGTCTGCCCGGCGCCCGGTCGATGGCCCTGGGGGCGCTGTCGGCCGACGACGCCGCCGCGTTCTTCACCAGGGTGGCCGGGGCGGAACGCGTCGGTGCCGGTGACGTCCTGGGGGAAGTCACGCACCTGATGGGCAACTTCCCGCTCTCCCTGCGTGCCGTGGGCGAGAAGTTCGCGGCGCGCCCGATGTGGACGCTTGGCGACCTCGCCCTGGGGCTGGTGGACGAGGGCCGCCTGGCGGCGGAACTGCACGACGAGGCCTGCGATGTGCTGGCCCGGGCGGCCGGGGCGATCGCCCGGCTGCCCGGCTCCCTGCGGCGGGCGCTGGCGCTGCTGGCGGCGGCCGGAGCGGCCCCCTTCGACATGGCACGGGCCAGACAGCTCCTGGGCGGCAGTTCCTGGGACGGCGACTCCCTGGTGGGCCAACTCCTCGACCATCACGTGGTGGTCAGGGCGGAGCAGTCCGGTTCTGCGGCTCTCGCCTTCCGGGTGCCGGATCTGATCCGGCTGTCCCTGCCGTCCGCCGACAACGCCGAACTGCGCGTTCTGCCCGGCGGCGACCGCGGCGGCCTGGGGAACCGTTCCGTCTCCGGGGTGCTGACCGCGGCGGGCTGA
- a CDS encoding AMP-binding protein: MTSFGVSLLDGGPAPRPEYATLTTALTRAAAASGAQGLCFVHTDGGETRWSYARLLDEAGRLVAGMRAAGVTPGDRVLVHVAHQPDLLATFWACVLGGFVPLPVGTGATPAARTAAPGLLDAVWNRYGRPYTVTGPDQHLAARTRAHPGWARSWLGHPHQLRATHPDHRRHPSRPDDLAVLLLTSGSTSTPKAVMLTHRNILSRSAATARANGLGATTRSVNWMPLDHAGGLLLFHVRDVFLGAHQVHARPERVLADPLRWLALAARHRACTTWAPNFALSLVNDQAHRLAGEDWDLRRLRYLMNGGEAVHASVVRRFMELLAPFGLPPDAMFPGWGMSETAAGVVDCRLSDLDPGHARYVPAGRPQPGTAVRCVDEQDEPVPAGTPGHLQVSGPSVTPGYLDDIEHTRRAFTADGWFRTGDLAFVQDGVLTVTGRADDLIERAGVRCHSHEIEAAVEELDFVAPAHTVACPVTGPEGEELAVFYHPRPGTGPERAAALIRAQVADRLGLHIGQVVPVRAQDVPRTGIGKLRRSRMRHWYETRHAGPAGGGPTPRPNSNHFDPRTAPVTRDARGAQPVMGRTP, translated from the coding sequence ATGACCTCCTTCGGTGTCTCACTGCTGGACGGCGGACCCGCCCCCCGCCCGGAGTACGCCACGCTCACCACGGCGCTCACGCGGGCCGCGGCCGCCTCCGGCGCCCAGGGCCTGTGCTTCGTCCACACCGACGGCGGCGAGACACGGTGGAGCTACGCCCGGCTGCTCGACGAGGCCGGCCGGCTGGTGGCCGGGATGCGGGCGGCGGGAGTGACGCCCGGGGACCGGGTCCTCGTGCACGTCGCCCACCAGCCGGACCTGCTGGCCACCTTCTGGGCCTGCGTCCTGGGCGGCTTCGTCCCCCTGCCCGTGGGCACGGGCGCCACACCCGCCGCCCGGACCGCCGCCCCCGGCCTGCTGGACGCGGTGTGGAACCGCTACGGCAGGCCGTACACCGTCACCGGACCGGACCAGCACCTCGCCGCGCGCACCCGCGCACACCCCGGCTGGGCCAGGTCCTGGCTGGGCCACCCCCACCAGCTGCGCGCCACACACCCCGACCACCGCCGGCACCCGTCCCGCCCGGACGACCTCGCCGTCCTGCTGCTCACCTCCGGCTCCACCAGCACGCCCAAGGCCGTGATGCTCACCCACCGCAACATCCTCAGCCGCAGCGCCGCGACGGCCCGCGCCAACGGGCTCGGTGCCACGACCCGCAGCGTCAACTGGATGCCGCTCGACCATGCCGGCGGGCTGCTGCTGTTCCATGTGCGCGACGTGTTCCTCGGGGCGCACCAGGTGCACGCCCGCCCCGAACGCGTCCTCGCCGACCCGCTGCGCTGGCTCGCCCTCGCCGCCCGGCACCGGGCCTGCACCACATGGGCTCCCAACTTCGCCCTGTCCCTGGTCAACGACCAGGCGCACCGGCTGGCCGGCGAGGACTGGGACCTGAGGCGGCTGCGGTACCTCATGAACGGCGGGGAGGCCGTGCACGCCTCGGTGGTACGGCGTTTCATGGAGCTGCTCGCCCCCTTCGGCCTGCCGCCGGACGCGATGTTCCCCGGCTGGGGCATGTCCGAGACGGCGGCGGGCGTCGTCGACTGCCGGCTGTCCGACCTGGACCCCGGGCACGCGCGCTACGTCCCGGCCGGCCGGCCCCAGCCCGGCACCGCGGTGCGCTGCGTCGACGAGCAGGACGAGCCCGTCCCGGCGGGCACCCCGGGCCACCTCCAGGTGAGCGGCCCCTCGGTCACCCCCGGCTACCTCGACGACATCGAGCACACGCGCCGCGCCTTCACCGCCGACGGCTGGTTCCGCACCGGGGACCTGGCCTTCGTCCAGGACGGCGTCCTCACCGTCACCGGCCGGGCCGACGACCTGATCGAACGCGCCGGTGTGCGCTGCCACAGCCACGAGATCGAGGCCGCGGTGGAGGAACTGGACTTCGTCGCGCCGGCCCACACGGTGGCCTGCCCGGTCACCGGCCCCGAGGGAGAGGAACTCGCCGTCTTCTACCACCCGCGGCCCGGCACCGGGCCCGAGCGGGCCGCTGCCCTGATCCGCGCACAGGTCGCGGACCGGCTCGGTCTGCACATCGGCCAGGTCGTGCCGGTGCGCGCCCAGGACGTCCCCAGGACCGGCATCGGAAAGCTCCGCCGCTCCCGCATGCGGCACTGGTACGAGACACGCCACGCAGGCCCCGCCGGCGGCGGGCCCACACCGCGGCCGAACAGCAACCACTTCGATCCGCGCACCGCGCCCGTCACCCGTGACGCCCGCGGTGCGCAGCCCGTGATGGGAAGGACACCATGA
- a CDS encoding IS701 family transposase, translating to MQTRLQHRSTTDGELSYPAREATRDSVLRELSAVLFGSLPRSDQRRRGMEYVQGLLGVEGRKSIRNISSLFGGEAAEQSLHHFISGSTWDWGPVRRALARHLEEVSPARAYVLQPMVIPKAGDSSVGVDRRFCPRRGQIMNAQQAVGVWAVSEEHSSPVNWRLHLPDTWLDDKTRRRQAAIPETVLPESMDQCCVQAYLGITRDWGLPVRPALMDARQSDVAGTVRGLQDAGAPMLLRVSANLRLAAADAGLPRTAAGTEMTAHQLMLMARPLRQPVIQRRPGPGGRTVHAGLTATVRVRLPRRTARRPSWCRDLVLFGVGDNGGRWPAELWLTNITDLHPSQLLRLSKLPQRVNQDFAQIAERVGIKDYSGRSFSGWHRHATLASAAHAVAVLSGTVEPQTEAAEVTQASA from the coding sequence ATGCAGACCAGGCTGCAGCACAGGAGCACCACGGACGGGGAGCTGTCCTACCCGGCGCGGGAAGCGACCCGGGACAGCGTGCTGCGGGAGCTGAGCGCGGTGCTCTTCGGGTCCCTGCCGCGCAGCGACCAGCGGCGCAGGGGCATGGAGTACGTGCAGGGTCTGCTCGGTGTCGAGGGACGCAAGTCGATCCGGAACATCTCCTCGCTGTTCGGCGGGGAGGCGGCCGAGCAGAGCCTGCACCACTTCATCAGCGGCTCCACCTGGGACTGGGGCCCGGTCCGCCGCGCCCTGGCCCGGCATCTGGAGGAGGTCTCCCCCGCCCGCGCCTATGTGCTGCAGCCGATGGTGATACCCAAGGCCGGCGACAGTTCGGTGGGGGTCGACCGCCGCTTCTGCCCGCGCCGCGGCCAGATCATGAACGCCCAGCAGGCCGTGGGCGTGTGGGCGGTCTCCGAGGAGCACAGCAGCCCGGTCAACTGGCGTCTGCACCTGCCCGACACCTGGCTGGACGACAAGACCCGGCGCCGGCAGGCGGCGATCCCGGAGACGGTGCTGCCGGAGTCCATGGACCAGTGCTGCGTTCAGGCCTACCTCGGCATCACCCGGGACTGGGGCCTGCCGGTGCGCCCCGCGCTGATGGACGCCCGCCAGTCCGACGTGGCGGGCACGGTGCGCGGGCTGCAGGACGCGGGTGCGCCGATGCTGTTACGGGTCAGCGCCAACCTGCGGCTGGCCGCCGCCGACGCGGGGCTGCCCCGTACGGCCGCCGGCACGGAGATGACGGCGCATCAGCTCATGCTGATGGCCCGGCCGCTGCGCCAGCCGGTCATCCAGCGCCGGCCCGGCCCGGGCGGTCGCACCGTGCACGCGGGACTGACCGCGACGGTGCGCGTGCGGCTTCCGCGCCGCACCGCCCGCCGCCCTTCCTGGTGCCGTGACCTGGTGCTGTTCGGCGTCGGCGACAACGGCGGGCGCTGGCCGGCCGAACTGTGGCTGACCAACATCACCGACCTGCACCCCTCCCAGCTCCTGCGGCTGAGCAAGCTGCCCCAGCGGGTGAACCAGGACTTCGCGCAGATCGCCGAACGGGTGGGCATAAAGGACTATTCCGGCCGCTCCTTCAGTGGCTGGCACCGGCACGCCACCCTGGCCTCGGCCGCCCACGCCGTCGCGGTGCTGTCCGGCACGGTCGAGCCGCAGACCGAGGCCGCGGAGGTGACGCAGGCATCCGCGTAG
- a CDS encoding IS701 family transposase: MSAPAARSTLAAPPFPAGAPGIAAPGTVMDRAARSPGPPAPDPAAVPRPAVPGPAARAAPDRVADLSHRVLWSMPRRDQRRSGELYVRGLLRATGRKTIRNIASHTGVPADIQRLHHLVTASTWRWSPVRGALAHHMGDLLNPVAWVLHTATTPRAGPGGVGVDAHCADPRTGRPVNARRSVGLWAATEWGGYPVDWHLGLSARWAEDAVLRERAGIPEDARVLDAAAAGVDLAMASARTAGPPCRPVVLDARTAEAGPLAARLGAGGVPYLLRVSASQLLTPLAPDGPEGGLVVTARQLAGAVPPRRWSRVCAWGPGAGPREVARVACRAAGVPSRSRQRQTLLVQRDPRGPADGGYWLTDLGHLSDGALLRLAAAPARLARDMDVTGRQVGLYDFEGRTFAGWHRHMTLASVAHATVVLLRARGRSEPRPRAVEGAGTRPRRQP; this comes from the coding sequence ATGAGCGCTCCCGCCGCGCGGAGCACCCTGGCGGCGCCCCCGTTCCCGGCGGGGGCCCCCGGCATCGCCGCCCCGGGCACCGTCATGGACCGGGCCGCCCGCTCCCCCGGTCCCCCCGCACCGGACCCGGCCGCCGTACCCCGGCCCGCCGTACCCGGCCCCGCCGCCCGGGCGGCCCCCGACCGGGTCGCCGACCTGTCCCACCGGGTGCTGTGGTCCATGCCGCGCCGCGACCAGCGGCGCAGCGGCGAGCTGTACGTGCGGGGGCTGCTGCGGGCCACGGGACGCAAGACCATCCGCAACATCGCCTCCCACACCGGGGTGCCGGCCGACATCCAGCGGCTGCACCACCTCGTGACCGCCTCGACGTGGCGGTGGAGTCCGGTGCGCGGCGCTCTCGCCCATCACATGGGCGACCTGCTGAACCCCGTCGCCTGGGTCCTGCACACCGCGACCACGCCGCGCGCGGGCCCGGGCGGCGTGGGCGTCGACGCCCACTGCGCGGACCCGCGCACCGGACGGCCCGTCAACGCGCGGCGGTCCGTGGGACTGTGGGCGGCCACCGAGTGGGGCGGCTACCCGGTCGACTGGCACCTCGGGCTCAGCGCACGCTGGGCCGAGGACGCCGTGCTGCGCGAGCGGGCCGGTATCCCCGAGGACGCCCGTGTCCTGGACGCGGCCGCCGCCGGTGTCGACCTGGCGATGGCATCCGCCCGTACGGCGGGGCCGCCGTGCCGTCCGGTCGTCCTGGACGCCCGGACGGCCGAGGCGGGCCCGCTCGCCGCCCGGCTCGGCGCGGGCGGCGTGCCCTATCTGCTGCGCGTCAGTGCCTCGCAGCTGCTGACGCCCCTCGCCCCCGACGGCCCGGAAGGCGGGCTCGTGGTCACCGCGCGGCAGCTGGCGGGCGCGGTGCCCCCGCGCCGCTGGAGCCGTGTGTGCGCGTGGGGGCCGGGGGCGGGGCCCCGTGAGGTGGCCCGGGTGGCGTGCCGGGCCGCCGGCGTGCCGTCCCGGTCCCGGCAGCGGCAGACGCTGCTGGTGCAGAGGGACCCCCGCGGCCCGGCGGACGGCGGGTACTGGCTCACCGATCTGGGCCATCTGTCCGACGGTGCGCTGCTGCGGCTGGCCGCCGCACCCGCACGGCTGGCCCGGGACATGGACGTGACGGGCCGCCAGGTCGGCCTGTACGACTTCGAGGGCCGTACCTTCGCCGGCTGGCACCGCCACATGACGCTCGCCTCGGTGGCCCACGCCACCGTTGTCCTGCTGCGCGCCCGGGGCCGCAGCGAGCCCCGGCCGCGGGCGGTCGAGGGTGCCGGCACCCGTCCGAGGAGGCAGCCGTGA
- a CDS encoding transaldolase family protein: MSAAPLCAPLGALAGPTPTPTPGAGAGVENGPLGPFLHVHHPGGPETEGTPVPYPAYRLHLEDLARRRRGAGEALGELVVHGARSAADRLRERRQAVGGPGGHVCAAVPVSLAHDPLAVLAGARALHRAVGRPNLMITVPATARGLQAITGCLSEGIGVHAVCVVSVERYARVVDAFLTGLEGAARAGLDLGAVPTALSLAVAGLDSAAGAPGGAPGGAPAGGPVPGGARARSAGTGRLVRGALAAATVDTALRIREQVLEGTRWRALAEQGARPYPLRWDGTTQPGVRPAGDGARAWRVLGAPAEQGICYRELTAKAEAAALAASARRQRHTAQLVGAALRAAAPPAADGGSTAAAPG, encoded by the coding sequence ATGAGCGCCGCGCCGCTGTGCGCGCCACTGGGCGCCCTGGCCGGCCCCACCCCCACCCCCACCCCCGGTGCGGGCGCCGGTGTGGAGAACGGACCGCTTGGTCCGTTCCTGCACGTGCATCATCCGGGCGGCCCGGAGACGGAGGGCACACCCGTGCCGTATCCGGCCTACCGTCTTCATCTGGAGGACCTGGCCCGGCGCCGCCGCGGGGCCGGTGAGGCGCTGGGCGAACTGGTCGTCCACGGCGCGCGTTCGGCCGCCGACCGGCTGCGCGAGCGCCGACAGGCCGTGGGGGGTCCGGGCGGTCATGTGTGCGCCGCCGTCCCCGTGTCGCTGGCCCACGATCCGCTCGCCGTCCTGGCGGGGGCGCGGGCCCTGCACCGCGCCGTGGGCCGGCCGAACCTGATGATCACCGTCCCGGCCACCGCGCGGGGGCTTCAGGCGATCACCGGGTGTCTGTCCGAGGGCATCGGGGTGCACGCCGTCTGCGTCGTCTCCGTCGAGCGGTACGCCCGTGTCGTCGACGCCTTCCTGACCGGGCTCGAAGGGGCGGCGCGGGCCGGGCTCGACCTCGGCGCGGTGCCGACGGCGCTCTCGCTGGCGGTCGCCGGACTGGACTCGGCAGCCGGTGCTCCCGGCGGCGCGCCGGGCGGCGCACCGGCGGGTGGGCCGGTGCCCGGCGGGGCGCGTGCGCGCTCGGCGGGCACCGGCCGCCTGGTGCGGGGCGCTCTGGCGGCCGCCACCGTGGACACGGCCCTGCGTATCCGTGAGCAGGTCCTGGAGGGAACGCGCTGGCGGGCGCTGGCGGAGCAGGGGGCCCGGCCGTATCCGCTGCGGTGGGACGGCACGACGCAGCCGGGCGTCCGGCCGGCCGGCGACGGCGCCCGGGCCTGGCGCGTGCTGGGCGCGCCGGCGGAGCAGGGCATCTGCTACCGGGAGCTGACCGCGAAGGCGGAGGCGGCCGCGCTGGCCGCCTCCGCCCGGCGCCAGCGGCACACGGCGCAGCTCGTCGGGGCAGCCCTGCGCGCCGCCGCCCCGCCCGCAGCGGACGGGGGGAGCACCGCCGCCGCCCCGGGGTGA
- a CDS encoding helix-turn-helix domain-containing protein: protein MQIVREHDEPLDGTMRTHQFGEVRVSLVKGGPGELVRPARQIDPQAAGFLRVCRPLTGSLWVVQDGRHAAVRAPQLLCYDSTRPYKVVMPENYRLVDVMVTHRLVGLTAAEAGRLTARCWSGAEGLAALLSSLLEGLGRHGREVQTAVDLLGGSVVGLTAALFAERMREVADDPQIARQTLMLHIQAYVRRQLAEPGLSPVTIAREHNVSLRYLQKVFQEYGLSPARWIRDERLARCRAELADPALDHLPVALIGERAGLYGASHFSRLFRDRYGTTPRDYRRERDTR, encoded by the coding sequence GTGCAGATCGTCAGGGAACACGACGAACCGCTCGACGGGACGATGCGGACCCACCAGTTCGGCGAGGTGCGGGTGTCCCTGGTCAAGGGCGGCCCCGGGGAACTGGTGCGTCCGGCCCGGCAGATCGACCCGCAGGCCGCGGGCTTCCTGCGGGTGTGCCGGCCGCTGACCGGATCCCTCTGGGTGGTCCAGGACGGCCGGCACGCAGCGGTGCGCGCCCCCCAGCTCCTCTGCTACGACAGCACCCGCCCCTACAAGGTGGTCATGCCCGAGAACTACCGGCTGGTGGACGTGATGGTCACCCACCGCCTGGTGGGGCTGACCGCGGCGGAGGCCGGACGCCTGACGGCCCGCTGCTGGTCGGGCGCCGAGGGGCTGGCCGCCCTGCTGTCCTCCCTGCTGGAAGGGCTCGGCCGGCACGGCCGGGAGGTGCAGACCGCGGTCGACCTGCTCGGCGGCAGCGTCGTCGGGCTGACCGCGGCACTGTTCGCCGAACGCATGCGCGAGGTCGCCGACGACCCGCAGATCGCCCGGCAGACGCTGATGCTGCACATCCAGGCCTACGTCCGCCGGCAGCTGGCGGAACCCGGCCTCAGCCCGGTGACCATCGCCCGGGAGCACAACGTCTCCCTGCGCTACCTCCAGAAGGTCTTCCAGGAGTACGGCCTCAGCCCGGCCCGCTGGATACGCGACGAACGGCTGGCCCGCTGCCGGGCCGAACTCGCCGACCCCGCCCTGGACCACCTGCCCGTCGCACTGATCGGGGAGCGGGCCGGGCTGTACGGGGCGTCCCACTTCAGCCGGCTCTTCCGCGACCGCTACGGCACCACGCCCCGGGACTACCGCAGGGAGCGTGACACCCGATGA
- a CDS encoding carboxylesterase/lipase family protein: protein MTVQPQAADGRTKANAVATDGPRPRAASGSRVVVRTTAGPVAGERTGRVAAFRGIPYARPPLGELRFASPRPPVPWREVRDAVRFADVSFQSSIPSRPVPPCSEDSLYANVWTPRTRGSRPVMVYIHGGGWQAGAGSMPAYDGARLAARADMVVVTFNYRLGVLGFGLHEDLTDPLTGDFANWGLQDQQALLRWVHANAAAFGGDPDNITVCGTSAGGASAWQLALLPGLRGLIRRIVSISPSHVTPPATALTPEDSRTVYRAVARRLGTTVAGLREVPAGALAAAWEEIFAPRPEDRIVTSGRWYRGPVVDGRTMAGPDHALPAPDVPVLSVHTSTEGSFYTGPASPQPLPAPRDAVALRRAVRDVLRLVRPEAGDDLADACTLAYRDAARDAALPGDPLSLWTEIWGDALFRHQIVRSAERHARAGNSPLYAMEFAHPAPAPHFGTPHEATSPFLFGTHRLPQFAPVAGAGPVERLLSDILIDAVAAFARTSVPDTPNTCGWPPFTPDAPSTLVLGGPRIAEVTHTPKLAQLGFWDAVGWTPRF, encoded by the coding sequence ATGACCGTCCAGCCGCAGGCCGCCGACGGGCGGACAAAGGCGAACGCCGTCGCAACCGACGGCCCTCGTCCCCGCGCCGCGAGCGGGTCCCGCGTCGTCGTGCGCACGACGGCCGGGCCGGTGGCCGGCGAACGCACCGGCCGTGTCGCCGCCTTCCGCGGCATCCCCTACGCCAGGCCGCCGCTGGGCGAACTGCGTTTCGCCTCCCCGCGGCCGCCCGTGCCCTGGCGCGAGGTGCGCGACGCCGTGCGTTTCGCCGACGTCTCCTTCCAGAGCTCCATACCCAGCCGGCCCGTGCCGCCCTGCAGCGAGGACTCGCTGTACGCCAACGTGTGGACGCCCCGCACCCGCGGCAGCAGGCCCGTGATGGTGTACATCCACGGCGGCGGCTGGCAGGCCGGGGCAGGCAGCATGCCCGCCTACGACGGGGCCCGGCTGGCCGCCCGCGCGGACATGGTCGTGGTCACCTTCAACTACCGGCTCGGCGTCCTGGGGTTCGGTCTGCACGAGGACCTCACCGATCCGCTGACCGGCGACTTCGCCAACTGGGGCCTGCAGGACCAGCAGGCGCTGCTGCGCTGGGTGCACGCCAACGCGGCCGCCTTCGGCGGCGACCCGGACAACATCACCGTGTGCGGTACCTCCGCGGGCGGCGCCAGCGCCTGGCAGCTCGCCCTGCTGCCCGGCCTGCGCGGCCTGATCCGGCGCATCGTGTCGATCAGCCCCAGCCATGTCACGCCGCCCGCGACCGCGCTCACCCCCGAGGACTCCCGGACCGTCTACCGGGCCGTCGCCCGCCGGCTGGGCACCACCGTCGCCGGCCTGCGCGAGGTGCCGGCCGGCGCGCTCGCCGCGGCCTGGGAGGAGATCTTCGCGCCGCGCCCCGAGGACCGGATCGTCACCAGCGGACGCTGGTACCGCGGGCCGGTCGTCGACGGGCGCACCATGGCCGGGCCCGACCACGCGCTGCCGGCCCCCGACGTGCCCGTGCTGTCGGTCCACACCAGCACCGAGGGCTCCTTCTACACCGGACCCGCCTCCCCCCAGCCCCTGCCCGCGCCGCGGGACGCCGTCGCCCTGCGACGGGCCGTGCGCGATGTGCTGCGGCTCGTGCGGCCGGAGGCGGGCGACGACCTCGCCGACGCCTGCACCCTCGCCTACCGGGACGCCGCACGGGACGCCGCCCTGCCCGGCGATCCGCTGTCGCTGTGGACGGAGATCTGGGGCGACGCGCTGTTCCGGCACCAGATCGTCCGGTCCGCCGAGCGCCATGCCCGTGCGGGCAACAGCCCCCTGTACGCCATGGAGTTCGCCCACCCGGCGCCGGCGCCGCACTTCGGCACCCCGCACGAGGCGACCTCACCGTTCCTGTTCGGCACCCACCGGCTCCCGCAGTTCGCGCCCGTCGCCGGCGCGGGCCCCGTGGAGAGGCTGCTGTCGGACATCCTCATCGACGCCGTGGCGGCCTTCGCCCGTACCTCCGTGCCCGACACCCCCAACACCTGCGGCTGGCCGCCGTTCACCCCCGACGCGCCCAGCACCCTGGTCCTGGGCGGTCCTCGCATCGCCGAGGTCACGCACACCCCCAAGCTCGCCCAGCTCGGGTTCTGGGACGCGGTGGGCTGGACGCCCCGTTTCTGA